One Kaistella polysaccharea DNA segment encodes these proteins:
- the lipA gene encoding lipoyl synthase → MIETPTDTTTQKPKWIRVKLPTGKNYRELRTLVDKYKLNTICQSGSCPNMGECWGEGTATFMILGNICTRSCGFCGVKTGKPLDVNWEEPEKVARSIKLMKIKHAVLTSVDRDDLKDMGSILWAETVHAVRRISPGTTMETLIPDFQGITKHIDRLIEVHPEVISHNMETVKRLTREVRIQAKYERSLEVLSYLKSAGQNRTKTGLMLGLGEETSEVFQTIEDIRNANVDVITIGQYLQPTKKHLPVKKFVTPEEFTAFGDFARSLGFRHVESSPLVRSSYHAEKHIH, encoded by the coding sequence ATGATTGAAACTCCAACAGATACTACCACTCAAAAGCCAAAATGGATTCGTGTAAAACTTCCTACGGGAAAAAATTACCGTGAACTCCGAACGTTGGTTGATAAATATAAACTCAACACCATTTGCCAAAGCGGGAGTTGCCCAAATATGGGTGAATGCTGGGGTGAAGGAACCGCCACCTTTATGATTCTCGGAAACATCTGTACGAGAAGCTGTGGGTTTTGTGGCGTAAAAACAGGCAAGCCTTTAGATGTTAATTGGGAAGAACCAGAGAAAGTTGCGCGTTCGATCAAATTAATGAAAATTAAACATGCTGTATTAACTTCGGTTGATCGTGATGATTTGAAAGATATGGGCTCAATCCTTTGGGCAGAAACGGTACATGCTGTACGCAGAATCTCTCCTGGAACAACAATGGAAACATTAATCCCAGATTTTCAGGGAATTACAAAACATATTGACCGCTTGATAGAAGTTCATCCAGAAGTGATTTCCCACAATATGGAAACCGTGAAAAGACTGACGAGAGAAGTACGTATTCAGGCAAAATATGAAAGAAGTCTGGAAGTTCTTTCCTACTTAAAATCCGCTGGACAAAACCGCACAAAAACCGGATTGATGTTGGGATTAGGGGAAGAGACTTCGGAAGTTTTTCAAACGATTGAAGATATCAGAAATGCAAACGTAGATGTCATTACAATTGGTCAATATTTACAGCCAACCAAAAAGCATTTACCCGTGAAAAAATTTGTTACTCCTGAGGAATTTACCGCATTTGGTGACTTCGCCAGAAGCTTAGGTTTTCGACATGTAGAGAGTTCGCCTTTGGTGAGAAGCTCTTACCATGCAGAAAAACATATTCATTAA
- a CDS encoding dienelactone hydrolase family protein yields MKIISIALLSCSLLFAFSCQEEKKTDDISNLKSVKSTSGKMTTEEVSYDIDGKNFKSFVAYTGAADEVKPVVMVLPEWWGVTDYVKDRAKKLAELGYFAMVVDYYGEGKTVDNPEQATKLAEPFYKIPINAKLMFDKAKAQLLKFPNANYEKIAAIGYCFGGAQALNMARQEDELKGVVSFHGNLMTGIKPKNNDVKILVCNGEADTYVPAEEIAAFKKQMDSAKIDYKFINYSNALHSFTNPASTEIGKKYDMKVAYNKEADEKSWNEMKVFLEDIFK; encoded by the coding sequence ATGAAAATTATCAGTATAGCACTTCTTTCTTGTTCACTTCTTTTTGCTTTTTCCTGTCAGGAAGAAAAAAAGACAGACGATATCAGCAATTTAAAATCTGTAAAATCAACTTCTGGAAAAATGACAACGGAAGAAGTAAGTTATGATATCGATGGCAAAAACTTTAAGTCATTTGTTGCTTATACAGGTGCCGCCGATGAAGTAAAACCAGTCGTAATGGTATTGCCAGAATGGTGGGGAGTTACAGATTATGTGAAAGATCGCGCGAAGAAACTAGCTGAACTGGGATATTTTGCAATGGTTGTTGATTACTATGGTGAGGGAAAAACCGTTGATAACCCCGAACAAGCTACAAAACTCGCCGAACCCTTCTACAAAATTCCAATTAATGCGAAATTGATGTTCGACAAAGCGAAAGCGCAGCTTCTAAAATTTCCCAATGCCAATTATGAAAAAATTGCGGCCATTGGGTATTGTTTCGGTGGTGCACAAGCTTTAAATATGGCACGTCAGGAAGATGAATTGAAGGGCGTAGTTTCTTTCCACGGAAACTTAATGACTGGGATAAAACCAAAAAATAACGATGTTAAAATTTTAGTTTGTAATGGTGAAGCAGACACTTATGTTCCGGCGGAGGAAATTGCAGCCTTTAAAAAGCAAATGGATTCTGCGAAAATAGATTATAAGTTTATTAATTATTCGAACGCCCTGCATTCTTTTACAAATCCTGCGTCGACGGAAATCGGTAAAAAATATGACATGAAAGTGGCGTACAATAAGGAAGCAGATGAAAAATCATGGAACGAAATGAAGGTTTTTCTTGAAGATATTTTTAAGTAA
- a CDS encoding Dps family protein encodes MTPDLGITKKNLTEVHKILNKVLADGNVLYIKLRKFHWNLSGDNFMELHLLFEDQYDAVAEAVDAVAERISTLGGIAIGTTSEFAKESQLKETPGKVPDTQGMLKELVTDHEAIVKSLRDDLDKCEEDYKDAGTSDFLNGLMQKHEKMAWKLRKYLKD; translated from the coding sequence ATGACACCAGATTTAGGAATTACGAAAAAAAACTTAACAGAAGTTCACAAAATTTTAAATAAAGTCTTAGCCGATGGCAACGTACTTTACATCAAACTGAGAAAATTCCACTGGAATTTGTCAGGTGACAATTTTATGGAATTGCATCTGTTGTTTGAAGATCAATACGATGCAGTTGCAGAAGCAGTTGATGCTGTGGCGGAAAGAATAAGTACTTTGGGCGGAATTGCAATTGGAACAACTAGTGAATTTGCAAAAGAATCACAACTGAAAGAAACTCCTGGTAAAGTTCCTGATACTCAAGGAATGTTGAAAGAATTGGTTACCGATCATGAAGCAATTGTAAAATCTTTGCGTGATGATTTAGATAAATGTGAAGAAGATTATAAAGATGCAGGTACCTCTGACTTCCTTAACGGATTGATGCAGAAACACGAAAAAATGGCCTGGAAACTTAGAAAATATTTAAAAGATTAA
- a CDS encoding pyridoxamine 5'-phosphate oxidase family protein: protein MSTENLTQKEALETLKKLSESARTCMFCTDLDSIPNASRPMSLKECDDEGNLWFLSSDQSHKNFEIKEDNRVQLYFMNNENSEYLSILGKAFIYQDQNTIEDKWTPMANAWFDGKEDPDVSVIRVTPDETYYWEPKVGKFVSMLHFAIAAITGTKSDNDDGREGNLHV from the coding sequence ATGTCTACAGAAAATTTAACTCAAAAAGAAGCTCTTGAAACACTAAAAAAACTTTCTGAAAGTGCAAGAACATGTATGTTCTGTACCGATTTAGATTCTATACCAAACGCATCAAGGCCGATGAGTTTAAAAGAATGCGATGACGAAGGTAATCTATGGTTTTTAAGCAGTGACCAAAGTCATAAGAATTTTGAAATTAAGGAAGACAACCGCGTTCAGCTTTATTTTATGAATAATGAAAATTCTGAATACCTCTCCATTTTAGGGAAAGCATTTATCTACCAAGACCAAAATACCATCGAAGATAAATGGACTCCCATGGCAAATGCCTGGTTTGATGGTAAAGAAGATCCAGACGTTTCGGTGATTCGAGTAACACCAGATGAAACTTACTACTGGGAACCTAAAGTAGGAAAATTTGTATCGATGTTACATTTCGCAATTGCTGCGATTACAGGAACAAAGTCTGATAATGATGACGGAAGAGAAGGAAATTTACACGTTTAA
- a CDS encoding lipocalin family protein, with product MKNLKKIAIPVAVTILGIGLLSSCSVGIPEGAAAVQNFKADKYLGKWYEIARFDYRFEKNLKNVTATYSQKDNGNIKVENRGYNYVKNKWSESTGEAKFVGNENVGRLKVSFFKPIWAGYNVIDIDEDYKYALVAGNNLDYLWIMSREKTIPESYKQRFIEKAKKIGFNTENLIWVEHDN from the coding sequence ATGAAAAATTTAAAAAAAATAGCAATTCCAGTTGCAGTCACAATTTTAGGAATTGGGTTATTAAGTTCGTGTTCTGTCGGAATTCCAGAAGGTGCTGCGGCAGTTCAAAACTTTAAAGCAGATAAATATTTAGGTAAATGGTATGAGATTGCGCGTTTTGATTACCGTTTTGAAAAAAACCTAAAAAACGTAACCGCGACTTATTCCCAAAAGGATAATGGAAATATTAAAGTGGAAAATCGAGGGTATAATTACGTGAAAAATAAGTGGAGTGAAAGTACGGGAGAAGCAAAATTTGTAGGAAATGAAAATGTTGGGCGTTTGAAAGTTTCTTTTTTTAAACCAATTTGGGCGGGTTACAATGTCATCGATATTGATGAGGATTACAAATATGCTTTGGTCGCTGGTAATAATTTAGATTATTTATGGATTATGTCGCGTGAGAAAACAATTCCTGAGTCTTATAAACAAAGATTTATTGAAAAAGCAAAAAAAATAGGCTTCAATACAGAAAACTTGATTTGGGTAGAACACGATAATTAA
- a CDS encoding CinA family nicotinamide mononucleotide deamidase-related protein, with protein MKAVLITIGDEILSGNTVDTNSNFIATELKKIGIPVVQIFTISDEINSIKKTLKSAFDLADLVITTGGLGPTKDDKTKTAFKEFFNDEIILDPATFDHLRRLFEKRNRGHLLELNKPQAEVLRKAFIFQNENGSAPCQMIQENGKIVICLPGVPFEVKPLIKDKIIPFLANKFGLNHIVTQTISVVGIPESLLSEQIESWELALPKDISLSYLPVGNRIKLRLTAQGKSKEELQVKIDTEAQKLKPLIGENVISWNGDHIQEILKEILDDKKLTVSTTESCTGGELSRLLTSISGSSTYFSGGIIAYDYHKKIEILGVSEKTIQEKTVVSEEVAQEMSAGAQTLFKTQIALSTTGVAGPDSDEFNNEIGTAFYSIRVNNFEKTRRLNLPHFERNDFANFVSQRVLQDLVEILLHENY; from the coding sequence ATGAAAGCAGTACTCATTACCATCGGTGACGAAATTCTCTCGGGCAATACCGTTGATACCAATTCTAATTTTATAGCGACGGAACTCAAGAAAATTGGAATTCCCGTCGTTCAGATATTTACCATTTCAGATGAAATTAATTCTATAAAAAAAACTTTAAAATCGGCTTTTGACCTTGCAGATTTGGTGATCACAACGGGTGGTTTAGGTCCTACAAAAGATGATAAAACGAAAACTGCTTTCAAAGAATTCTTTAACGACGAAATAATTCTAGATCCTGCCACTTTCGACCATCTCCGCAGATTGTTCGAGAAAAGAAATCGCGGTCATCTTTTGGAATTGAATAAACCACAGGCAGAAGTTTTAAGAAAAGCGTTCATTTTTCAAAATGAAAATGGAAGTGCCCCTTGTCAGATGATTCAGGAAAATGGAAAAATCGTCATTTGTCTTCCTGGAGTTCCTTTCGAAGTGAAACCTTTAATCAAAGATAAAATCATTCCCTTCCTTGCAAATAAGTTCGGTTTGAACCATATTGTTACGCAAACTATTTCCGTCGTTGGTATTCCAGAAAGTCTGTTATCAGAACAAATTGAATCCTGGGAACTGGCTTTGCCAAAAGATATTTCGTTGTCTTATCTTCCCGTCGGAAACCGAATTAAGTTGCGTTTGACTGCGCAGGGAAAAAGTAAAGAAGAATTACAAGTCAAAATCGATACTGAAGCTCAAAAACTAAAACCACTTATCGGCGAAAATGTTATTTCCTGGAATGGTGACCATATTCAAGAAATTTTAAAAGAAATTCTAGACGACAAAAAACTCACTGTTTCCACGACGGAAAGTTGCACCGGCGGTGAACTTTCAAGATTACTCACTTCAATATCAGGAAGTTCTACTTATTTTTCAGGAGGAATTATCGCTTATGATTACCACAAGAAAATAGAAATATTAGGAGTTTCAGAAAAAACAATTCAAGAGAAAACAGTGGTTTCGGAAGAAGTTGCGCAGGAAATGTCGGCGGGCGCGCAAACGCTTTTTAAAACACAGATCGCGCTTTCTACAACAGGTGTCGCCGGTCCAGATTCTGATGAATTTAATAATGAAATAGGAACTGCTTTCTATTCTATTCGTGTTAATAATTTCGAGAAAACCCGTCGTTTGAATCTTCCACACTTTGAACGGAATGATTTCGCGAATTTTGTTTCACAAAGAGTTTTACAAGACTTAGTGGAAATTTTACTCCACGAAAACTATTGA
- the pdeM gene encoding ligase-associated DNA damage response endonuclease PdeM, producing MTLQTIEKTVHDQNLIFTNQRALFWTENKSLIISDLHLGKSAYFRKNGIPVPSDILEDDLERLDFLIQHFDAKKLIVVGDFLHSGKNADFNIFEAWRTINLSLKITLIKGNHDVHRANFLHDLDISIEENSLIIEPFTFIHIPENKEKQFSISGHLHPGVTVKLEKRKSVRLPCFRISENQLILPAFSKFTGLDTQSCQDFDCIAFTDDLIFEL from the coding sequence ATGACCCTTCAGACCATAGAAAAAACAGTTCACGACCAAAACCTCATTTTTACAAATCAACGTGCCTTATTCTGGACTGAAAACAAATCCTTAATTATCAGCGATTTGCATTTAGGTAAATCGGCATATTTCCGGAAAAATGGAATTCCCGTTCCCTCGGATATTCTGGAAGATGATTTGGAAAGACTTGATTTTTTAATTCAACATTTTGACGCCAAAAAACTCATTGTTGTGGGTGATTTCTTACATTCGGGAAAGAATGCAGATTTCAATATTTTTGAAGCCTGGAGAACTATAAACCTCAGTTTGAAGATTACTTTAATTAAAGGAAATCACGACGTTCATAGAGCAAATTTTTTACATGATCTGGATATCTCAATTGAGGAAAATTCTCTGATCATCGAACCTTTCACCTTCATTCACATTCCAGAAAATAAGGAAAAGCAGTTTTCAATTTCCGGCCATCTTCATCCGGGCGTAACTGTAAAATTAGAAAAAAGAAAGTCGGTGCGTTTGCCGTGCTTCCGCATCTCAGAAAATCAGTTGATTTTGCCGGCGTTTAGTAAATTCACAGGATTAGATACGCAGTCTTGTCAGGATTTCGACTGTATTGCGTTTACAGATGATCTTATTTTTGAACTTTAA
- a CDS encoding ligase-associated DNA damage response DEXH box helicase: MTEKFKNSTGFQIIKKWMDSQDREPFGFQSETWFKFSNNYSGMVIAPTGFGKTFSVFLAVVIDYMNHPDNYKSGMKLLWITPLRALAKDIAKAMSEALEDIGLDWEVSVRNGDTPTAVRAKQTKKMPDILIITPESLHLLLAQKQHQKFFNHLQCIVVDEWHELLSSKRGVMTELAVSRIFSYQKKLRIWGITATIGNLDEAMDVLIPYDIKKTKIVAKEKKKIEIKSVFPDDVEVLPWAGHLGTKLADKIIPIILESQTTLVFTNTRSQAEMWYQVLLNTHPDFAGQIAIHHSSVDKDIRIWIEDNLSSGYLKAVISTSSLDLGVDFKPVDTVIQIGSSKGIARFLQRAGRSGHSPFETSKIYFVPTHSLELIEVAALKEAVKQNKIEPREPLVLCYDVLLQFVITLAVGDGFEEKETFKQITATNAFRDLSPEEWTWILTFITIGGKLKNYEEYHKVVVENGLYKVTSRRIAMLHRMNIGAIVSDSMLKVKFFGGGYIGMIEEYFISKLKKNDKFILAGRVLEVSHVKEMTVFVRNSSGKGIVPSYLGGRLPLSSYLSGFLRQKLSESLDAKSSEKELRFLHPLLVSQQENSHIPSEKEFLVERIKTREGHHLFMYPFEGRLIHEVMSALIAYRISRITPISFSIAMNDYGFELFSKLEIPLTEENINEILSKEDLIRDVMASVNSTEMARRKFRDIAVISGMVIRTYPGQQKNNKNLQSSSGLIFNVLEDYDPENLLLKQAYSEVFFQQIDEGRLVDAFNRIHESEIIIKNSNTFTPLSFPIKVDSLRQSLSSEDLKARILRMKVEAMKKKMKK, from the coding sequence ATGACCGAGAAATTTAAAAATTCCACAGGTTTCCAAATCATCAAAAAATGGATGGATTCTCAAGATCGGGAACCCTTTGGTTTTCAGTCTGAAACGTGGTTTAAATTTTCTAATAATTACTCGGGAATGGTCATCGCACCCACAGGTTTTGGAAAGACGTTCTCTGTATTTTTAGCAGTAGTTATTGACTACATGAATCATCCGGATAATTATAAATCCGGCATGAAACTTCTGTGGATCACGCCACTTCGTGCTCTAGCAAAAGACATTGCCAAAGCCATGAGCGAAGCTTTAGAAGACATTGGACTGGATTGGGAAGTTTCCGTGAGGAATGGCGATACGCCGACTGCTGTTCGCGCGAAGCAGACGAAGAAAATGCCGGATATTTTAATCATCACGCCGGAAAGTCTGCATTTGCTTTTGGCTCAAAAACAACATCAAAAATTCTTTAATCATTTGCAATGCATTGTTGTAGATGAATGGCACGAATTGCTCAGCTCGAAACGCGGCGTAATGACAGAATTGGCAGTTTCCAGGATATTTAGTTATCAGAAAAAACTAAGAATCTGGGGAATTACAGCAACCATCGGAAACCTCGACGAAGCCATGGACGTGCTTATTCCTTATGATATCAAGAAAACAAAAATCGTTGCAAAAGAAAAAAAGAAAATTGAAATAAAATCAGTCTTTCCCGATGATGTTGAAGTTCTTCCCTGGGCCGGCCATTTGGGAACGAAACTCGCGGATAAAATTATTCCAATTATTCTCGAAAGTCAAACTACTTTGGTTTTCACCAATACGAGAAGTCAGGCTGAAATGTGGTATCAGGTATTATTGAACACGCATCCGGATTTTGCAGGGCAAATCGCCATTCACCACAGTTCCGTAGACAAAGATATTCGAATTTGGATTGAGGATAATCTGTCTTCGGGATATTTAAAAGCCGTTATTTCAACCTCTTCTTTAGATTTAGGCGTCGATTTTAAACCAGTTGATACTGTAATTCAAATTGGTTCCAGTAAAGGAATTGCGCGATTTCTCCAGCGTGCAGGCCGAAGTGGTCATTCCCCTTTTGAGACCTCAAAAATATATTTTGTCCCGACGCATTCTTTGGAGCTGATTGAAGTGGCAGCTTTAAAGGAAGCTGTTAAGCAAAATAAAATCGAACCGCGGGAACCTTTAGTTTTATGTTATGATGTTTTGCTTCAATTCGTCATAACACTCGCTGTCGGCGATGGTTTTGAAGAAAAAGAAACCTTTAAGCAAATTACTGCGACTAATGCATTTAGAGATTTGTCGCCGGAAGAATGGACCTGGATTTTGACATTCATTACCATAGGTGGAAAATTAAAAAATTACGAAGAATACCATAAAGTTGTCGTCGAAAATGGTCTGTATAAAGTGACTTCTCGCAGAATCGCAATGTTGCATCGAATGAATATCGGTGCGATTGTGAGCGACTCTATGTTGAAAGTGAAGTTTTTCGGTGGTGGCTATATTGGAATGATCGAGGAATATTTTATTTCAAAATTAAAGAAGAACGATAAATTTATTTTGGCTGGACGAGTGCTGGAAGTTTCGCATGTTAAGGAAATGACAGTCTTTGTTCGGAACTCCAGCGGAAAAGGAATTGTGCCGAGTTATTTGGGCGGAAGATTACCATTGTCGTCTTATTTGAGTGGATTTTTAAGACAGAAATTATCAGAGTCTTTAGACGCAAAATCATCAGAAAAAGAACTTCGCTTTTTACATCCGCTTTTGGTGAGCCAGCAAGAGAATTCTCATATTCCCAGTGAAAAAGAGTTTTTGGTAGAACGCATCAAAACCCGCGAAGGCCATCATTTATTTATGTATCCTTTTGAAGGAAGGTTGATTCATGAAGTGATGTCCGCCTTAATCGCCTATCGTATTTCCAGAATTACACCGATATCCTTTTCTATTGCAATGAATGATTATGGTTTTGAACTATTTTCAAAACTGGAAATTCCTTTAACGGAAGAAAATATCAACGAAATATTATCAAAAGAAGATTTAATTCGCGATGTGATGGCTTCTGTGAACTCCACAGAAATGGCAAGACGAAAGTTTCGGGATATCGCTGTAATTTCTGGAATGGTGATCCGCACTTATCCCGGACAGCAGAAAAACAATAAAAATTTACAGTCGTCATCTGGATTAATATTTAATGTTCTGGAAGATTACGATCCGGAAAACTTATTATTAAAACAAGCTTATTCTGAAGTGTTTTTTCAGCAAATTGATGAAGGAAGATTGGTTGATGCTTTCAATCGAATTCATGAAAGTGAGATTATTATTAAAAATTCAAATACCTTTACGCCCTTAAGTTTCCCTATAAAAGTGGACAGTCTGCGTCAAAGTTTAAGCAGTGAAGATTTGAAAGCCCGGATTTTACGAATGAAAGTGGAAGCCATGAAAAAGAAAATGAAAAAATGA